The Pirellulimonas nuda genome includes a region encoding these proteins:
- a CDS encoding IS110 family RNA-guided transposase — protein sequence MKDKNVIGIDVAKAKLDVFDSKTGRHTVVANTPEGVDALVRGVAPAKTLVVLEATGGYEGLLVEALERRGVDCAVVNPLHVRHFARGCGMVEKNDKLDARIIARFGEVVRPEPREAPSASEAKLKALVHRRDQALAHLGAERNRLQQTRDPETAEMIRQGVAFYRAQIREVDKRIARVLEQCPQLAAKSRVLQSCPGVGVATTATLLAELPELGRLNRGQVAKLVGVAPIAKDSGQKQGQRKTYAGRSMVRKVLYMAALVATRYNARMQAFYQRLLAKGKAKKSALVAVMRKLVVTLNLMVRNNETWSEPSLAIDKN from the coding sequence ATGAAAGACAAGAACGTGATCGGGATCGATGTCGCCAAGGCGAAGCTGGACGTGTTCGACTCTAAGACCGGCCGGCACACGGTCGTCGCCAACACCCCCGAAGGGGTCGACGCGCTGGTCCGCGGCGTCGCCCCGGCCAAGACACTGGTGGTGCTGGAAGCCACCGGCGGCTACGAGGGGCTGCTGGTCGAGGCGCTCGAGCGTCGGGGGGTCGACTGCGCGGTCGTCAACCCGCTGCACGTCCGCCACTTCGCACGGGGCTGCGGGATGGTGGAGAAGAACGACAAGCTCGACGCACGCATCATCGCCCGCTTCGGCGAGGTGGTGCGGCCCGAGCCGCGCGAGGCGCCCTCCGCGAGCGAGGCGAAGCTCAAGGCGCTCGTCCACCGCCGCGACCAGGCCCTCGCGCACCTGGGCGCCGAGCGCAACCGCCTGCAGCAGACGCGTGACCCCGAGACGGCGGAGATGATCCGCCAAGGGGTGGCGTTTTACCGGGCGCAGATCCGCGAGGTCGACAAGCGCATCGCGCGGGTCCTGGAGCAGTGCCCGCAGCTAGCGGCCAAGTCGCGGGTCCTGCAATCGTGCCCAGGCGTCGGCGTGGCGACCACCGCGACGCTCCTGGCCGAACTCCCCGAGCTGGGCCGCCTCAACCGGGGCCAGGTCGCCAAGCTGGTGGGGGTGGCGCCGATCGCTAAGGACAGCGGCCAGAAGCAGGGGCAACGCAAGACTTACGCGGGGAGGTCGATGGTCCGCAAGGTCCTGTACATGGCCGCCCTGGTCGCCACCCGTTACAACGCCCGCATGCAGGCGTTCTACCAACGGCTGCTGGCCAAGGGGAAAGCGAAGAAGTCCGCCCTGGTGGCAGTCATGCGCAAGCTGGTCGTCACGTTGAACCTGATGGTCCGAAACAACGAAACATGGAGCGAGCCGTCACTCGCTATTGACAAGAATTAA
- a CDS encoding DUF2997 domain-containing protein, whose protein sequence is MKTIEIIVSPTGEARIETRGYAGAACQEASRLLEAALGVRQSEQLTPAFFQQPLTVQNRLSAGGHTNPS, encoded by the coding sequence ATGAAGACGATCGAGATCATCGTCTCGCCCACCGGCGAGGCCCGCATCGAGACCCGCGGCTACGCCGGCGCCGCCTGCCAGGAGGCGAGCCGGCTGCTGGAGGCGGCCCTGGGCGTCCGGCAGTCGGAGCAGCTCACGCCTGCCTTCTTCCAGCAACCCCTAACGGTCCAAAACCGCCTCTCGGCTGGAGGCCACACGAACCCGTCCTAG
- a CDS encoding leucine-rich repeat domain-containing protein, producing the protein MPLVGQLTRLHTLSLENSRVSDEGLRYVARLKRLEKLFLAGTQVTDAGLAHLRSLHDLRSLDLGDTQVGDAGVRELAGLRGLRRLYLRNTEVTDEGLAALASFPELRLLALNHLKITDEGLKDVGRLSRLETLWLHHTKISDAGLVHLRELQRLRQVELFNTNVTAKGVASLQQALPHLQILY; encoded by the coding sequence ATGCCGCTGGTGGGCCAACTAACTCGGCTGCATACGCTATCGTTGGAGAACTCGCGCGTTAGCGACGAGGGACTCCGCTACGTCGCCCGGCTCAAGCGGCTGGAGAAGTTGTTCTTGGCGGGGACCCAGGTCACCGACGCGGGCCTTGCACACCTGCGATCGCTCCACGACCTTCGGTCGCTCGACCTAGGAGACACCCAGGTTGGCGACGCCGGCGTCCGCGAGCTAGCCGGGCTCCGCGGGCTGCGCCGGTTGTACCTGCGGAACACGGAGGTCACGGACGAGGGCTTGGCGGCGCTCGCATCGTTCCCGGAGCTTCGGCTGCTGGCATTGAACCATCTCAAGATCACGGACGAGGGTCTCAAGGACGTTGGCCGGCTATCGCGTCTCGAAACGTTGTGGCTGCACCACACGAAGATCAGCGACGCGGGCCTGGTCCACCTGCGAGAGCTCCAGCGCCTCAGGCAGGTAGAGCTTTTCAACACCAACGTCACCGCAAAGGGGGTCGCTTCGCTGCAACAGGCGCTCCCCCACCTGCAAATCCTGTACTGA
- a CDS encoding helix-turn-helix domain-containing protein, with protein MPSKKRRVALTLAAGESTGDAARRFGVSPARISGLRRELAEGWRAFTAEPVAA; from the coding sequence TTGCCCAGCAAGAAGCGTCGCGTCGCCCTGACGCTGGCCGCCGGTGAGTCGACCGGCGACGCGGCCCGGCGGTTCGGCGTTTCGCCCGCTCGGATCAGCGGGCTGCGACGCGAGCTGGCCGAGGGCTGGCGGGCGTTTACGGCGGAGCCCGTTGCGGCCTGA
- a CDS encoding helix-turn-helix domain-containing protein: MAQRCDVSIANRREAVLKLLRREQPAAAIAREVGVSEPTLCRWRDELLAGGEQALSAKAGKHDTRGKQIAELEREIERRDQVIGEYTIANRILKKLSDASL; encoded by the coding sequence ATGGCGCAACGCTGTGACGTGTCCATTGCCAACCGCCGCGAGGCGGTGCTGAAACTACTCCGAAGAGAACAGCCGGCTGCGGCGATCGCCCGCGAGGTTGGCGTCAGCGAGCCGACGCTGTGCCGCTGGCGGGACGAGTTGCTCGCCGGTGGCGAGCAGGCGCTCTCAGCCAAGGCAGGCAAGCACGACACCCGCGGCAAGCAGATCGCCGAGCTCGAAAGAGAGATCGAACGACGCGATCAGGTGATCGGCGAGTACACGATCGCCAACCGCATTCTAAAAAAGCTCTCGGACGCCTCCCTCTGA
- a CDS encoding IS5 family transposase has product MTQPASKPRKLAYKVTNWRDYNESLVRRGDITFWFDDAVIDAWEHENDRKKVGRPFLYSDVAVETLLMIRELFRLPYRQTEGFGRALAKLMQAEVAIPDYTSLQKRAAKLGVLIDLRATTGPIEVVVDSTGLKVYGEGEWKVKKHGVGKRRTWRKVHLAVDPATHTIVAQVVTGADTHDGDAVEPLLEQVEAEVQTFYGDGAYDQWKVRNYLQGESIHQVIPPRKNAKIKQHGNASAEPLERDECLRQIRRDGKKAWKESIGYHRRSLGETAMFRLKTNFGDRLKNRTLANQATEVALRCKLLNVFVTLGMPLFAWG; this is encoded by the coding sequence ATGACGCAGCCTGCTAGCAAGCCGAGGAAGCTCGCCTACAAGGTAACGAACTGGCGGGACTACAACGAGTCGTTGGTAAGGCGGGGCGACATCACCTTCTGGTTTGATGACGCGGTGATCGACGCCTGGGAGCACGAGAACGACCGGAAGAAGGTCGGCCGGCCGTTCCTCTACAGCGACGTGGCGGTCGAAACGCTGCTGATGATCCGTGAGCTATTCCGCCTGCCGTACCGGCAGACCGAAGGCTTCGGCCGGGCTCTCGCGAAGCTGATGCAGGCCGAGGTGGCGATCCCCGACTACACCTCGCTGCAGAAGCGAGCGGCCAAGCTGGGGGTCTTGATCGACCTGCGTGCGACCACGGGACCGATCGAGGTGGTGGTCGACAGCACGGGCCTCAAGGTCTACGGCGAGGGGGAGTGGAAGGTGAAGAAGCACGGGGTGGGCAAGCGTCGCACTTGGCGGAAGGTTCACCTGGCCGTCGATCCGGCCACCCACACCATCGTCGCCCAGGTCGTGACGGGCGCCGACACCCACGACGGCGATGCGGTCGAGCCGCTGCTGGAGCAAGTCGAAGCCGAAGTCCAGACGTTTTACGGCGACGGCGCCTACGACCAGTGGAAAGTGCGTAACTACCTCCAAGGGGAGTCGATCCACCAAGTGATCCCGCCGCGCAAGAACGCCAAGATCAAGCAGCACGGCAACGCGTCGGCCGAGCCGCTGGAGCGCGACGAGTGCCTTCGGCAGATCCGCCGCGACGGCAAGAAAGCGTGGAAAGAATCGATCGGCTACCACCGACGCAGCCTGGGTGAAACCGCCATGTTTCGACTCAAGACGAACTTCGGCGACCGCCTGAAGAACCGGACGCTCGCTAATCAGGCGACCGAGGTCGCACTCCGCTGCAAACTGCTCAATGTTTTCGTCACCCTTGGCATGCCGTTGTTCGCATGGGGTTAG
- a CDS encoding DUF1257 domain-containing protein produces the protein MSHIVTIQTEVRCRESVTAACRRLQLPPPTEGTHRLFTNQATGLAVALPAWRYPVVCELPTGTLRYDHYGGHWGDPRQLDRFLQGYAVERATLVARRSGHAVHEEPIADGSIRLVVQMEGAA, from the coding sequence ATGAGTCACATCGTCACGATTCAGACCGAGGTCCGCTGCCGGGAGTCGGTCACGGCCGCCTGCCGGCGGCTCCAGCTCCCGCCCCCCACCGAAGGGACGCACCGGCTGTTCACCAACCAGGCGACCGGCCTCGCGGTCGCGCTCCCCGCGTGGCGTTACCCCGTAGTGTGCGAGCTCCCCACCGGCACGCTGCGCTACGACCACTACGGCGGGCACTGGGGCGACCCCCGGCAGCTCGACCGGTTCCTGCAGGGCTACGCCGTCGAGCGGGCCACGCTGGTCGCCCGGCGGAGCGGGCACGCGGTGCACGAAGAGCCCATCGCCGACGGCTCGATCCGCTTGGTGGTCCAGATGGAGGGCGCCGCATGA
- a CDS encoding tyrosine-type recombinase/integrase, producing the protein MSVSFENVAVKYLNAKPLSSGTRKEYRRTVAKWLAWGRGPTIDQIGRSDLRDFLDWVYEKAASDGGSNAGRTANKARENLRAILSWAWEQDFLEKLPRFPLSKPQRDVAGRHYLTKSDLNALYFATYALEQPRGWKQSLTVGHYWRAALVVFFNYGVDTGTVFQSASFHEPVLWRHVSWRPEPPSGQGRDSRFGWLYYRRVKTKKQFYRPMNRVVKTHLKSLWSDERQPGQAVFCCGSSRPNEQFQRLCTLAEVQPKQDIETGEEKPWVLKDLRKTCATYYDEHMPESSIEILGHSVGGVTYRHYAHRDPLAFKAIMSLPQPTAFAALSQGFDGECPCCRRRFPQA; encoded by the coding sequence ATGTCAGTCAGCTTTGAGAACGTTGCCGTCAAGTATCTGAACGCCAAGCCGCTCTCTTCCGGTACCCGCAAAGAGTATCGGCGGACCGTCGCTAAATGGCTCGCCTGGGGTCGAGGCCCCACTATCGATCAGATCGGCCGATCTGACCTGCGGGACTTTCTGGACTGGGTCTACGAGAAGGCGGCATCTGATGGCGGATCGAACGCTGGACGTACAGCGAACAAGGCTCGTGAGAACCTACGGGCCATCCTGTCGTGGGCCTGGGAACAGGACTTCCTGGAAAAGCTGCCTCGCTTCCCGTTGTCTAAACCTCAACGCGATGTCGCCGGGCGCCATTACCTGACCAAATCTGATCTGAACGCGCTCTACTTCGCAACCTACGCTCTGGAGCAACCGCGAGGGTGGAAGCAGTCGCTGACGGTCGGCCACTATTGGCGGGCGGCCCTGGTGGTGTTCTTCAACTACGGCGTGGACACCGGAACGGTGTTCCAGTCCGCCTCCTTCCATGAGCCGGTCCTGTGGCGGCATGTCTCGTGGCGGCCCGAGCCTCCGAGCGGGCAAGGCCGGGATTCCCGCTTCGGGTGGCTATACTACCGCCGAGTGAAGACAAAGAAGCAGTTCTATCGTCCGATGAATCGCGTCGTGAAGACGCACCTCAAGAGCCTTTGGTCCGACGAGCGGCAGCCGGGCCAGGCTGTCTTCTGTTGCGGCAGCTCGCGTCCAAACGAGCAGTTCCAGCGGCTCTGCACCTTGGCCGAAGTCCAGCCAAAGCAGGACATCGAGACGGGTGAGGAAAAGCCATGGGTCTTGAAGGACCTTCGGAAGACCTGTGCTACGTACTACGACGAGCATATGCCGGAGTCGTCGATCGAGATCCTCGGCCATTCGGTAGGCGGTGTGACCTACCGGCACTACGCCCATCGGGACCCGCTCGCCTTCAAGGCGATCATGTCGCTGCCACAGCCGACGGCGTTCGCCGCGCTGTCGCAAGGGTTTGATGGCGAGTGCCCCTGCTGCCGGCGGAGGTTCCCTCAAGCATAG
- a CDS encoding DDE-type integrase/transposase/recombinase, with amino-acid sequence MPQAIPTQIVQGVVAMATGNPWYGAKRIAVMRRREGLAVTGRQAYRVMKDHKLLRQKRTRRAEVYQAAKLFELLPQAPNDRWQMDVTYIHIPGSGWWYAVTVIDYYSRYLLACCLTPSYSAHDVIHGLKLAREEAERIHGPLAKNPNQVTDNGSSFIARRFGAFVKDRFSHVRIQYRTPQQFGLLERFHRTLKEEEVYWQLYENPQHARECLAVFRERYNTRRPHWSLAPSEGGDVLVPCEVYAEGKEIRTPRWQSWAVAAQAKLEKMLTAA; translated from the coding sequence ATGCCGCAGGCGATCCCCACCCAGATCGTCCAGGGGGTGGTCGCCATGGCCACCGGCAACCCCTGGTACGGCGCCAAGCGAATCGCCGTGATGCGCCGCCGCGAAGGCCTCGCCGTAACCGGCCGCCAAGCGTACCGCGTGATGAAAGACCACAAGCTACTCAGGCAGAAGCGGACGCGGCGGGCCGAGGTCTACCAGGCGGCGAAGCTCTTCGAGCTGCTGCCGCAGGCTCCCAACGACCGGTGGCAGATGGACGTGACGTACATCCACATCCCGGGCTCTGGCTGGTGGTATGCGGTGACGGTGATCGACTACTACAGCCGCTACCTGCTGGCGTGCTGCCTGACGCCCAGCTACAGCGCGCACGACGTGATTCATGGCCTGAAGCTGGCCCGCGAGGAGGCGGAGCGGATCCACGGCCCACTCGCCAAGAACCCCAACCAGGTGACCGACAACGGCTCGTCGTTCATCGCCCGGCGGTTCGGCGCGTTCGTGAAGGACCGTTTTTCGCACGTGCGGATCCAGTATCGCACTCCGCAACAGTTTGGGCTGCTCGAGCGGTTTCACCGGACCTTGAAGGAGGAAGAGGTGTACTGGCAGTTGTACGAGAATCCGCAGCACGCGCGGGAATGCTTGGCCGTGTTCCGCGAGCGTTACAACACGCGGCGACCGCACTGGTCGCTGGCGCCGAGCGAGGGGGGCGACGTGCTGGTTCCCTGCGAGGTGTACGCCGAAGGGAAAGAGATACGCACCCCCCGTTGGCAGAGTTGGGCCGTGGCGGCCCAGGCGAAGCTGGAAAAGATGTTGACCGCCGCGTAG
- a CDS encoding FecR family protein, which translates to MHRTPAGRGEDHLMDEPSLLISRYCDNDLSAADRDRLIAWLREDDQHAYRLARELLLHSRLQDLLQQQEMQSLAWVEALDAAPGPGDPKAGWPVVGKRRWVSRLAVLAACLALAVGVGYWFKPPAVVAQVSRIAGAAVTSRGEKLAVGDLLVPGERLRIDRGVVLLTFECGAQVLVEAPAVFVPEHAMACTLERGGASAQVPTQAIGFTLSTPLARITDLGTEFRLRWLDESRFDLHVFDGLVEVGLNRRFKHALDAPLTISEGRSIRFDAETGELQTLDFEESLRPTF; encoded by the coding sequence ATGCATCGAACGCCGGCAGGCCGGGGCGAGGACCACCTGATGGATGAACCATCGCTGCTAATCAGCCGCTACTGTGACAACGACCTATCCGCCGCAGATCGAGACAGATTGATCGCGTGGTTACGCGAAGACGATCAGCACGCCTACCGGCTGGCGCGCGAGCTGCTGCTCCACTCTCGCCTGCAGGATCTGTTGCAGCAACAAGAGATGCAATCGCTGGCGTGGGTCGAGGCGTTGGATGCTGCGCCCGGTCCCGGCGATCCCAAGGCCGGATGGCCGGTGGTCGGCAAGCGGCGCTGGGTATCGAGGCTCGCCGTGCTCGCAGCGTGCCTGGCGCTGGCGGTCGGCGTGGGGTATTGGTTCAAGCCCCCGGCGGTGGTCGCTCAAGTATCCCGTATCGCCGGCGCCGCCGTGACAAGCCGTGGAGAAAAACTCGCGGTAGGGGACCTCTTGGTCCCTGGCGAGCGGCTGCGGATCGACCGCGGCGTTGTGCTGCTCACGTTCGAGTGCGGCGCCCAGGTGCTAGTAGAGGCGCCGGCCGTGTTTGTTCCGGAACACGCCATGGCGTGCACGCTTGAGCGGGGGGGCGCCTCGGCCCAGGTGCCGACGCAGGCGATCGGGTTCACCCTCTCGACGCCACTGGCGCGGATCACGGACCTCGGCACTGAGTTCCGTCTACGCTGGCTCGACGAGTCGAGGTTTGATCTGCACGTGTTTGACGGCTTGGTTGAGGTCGGTCTCAACCGTCGCTTCAAGCACGCTCTGGACGCCCCGCTGACCATCTCCGAAGGGAGGTCGATCCGCTTCGACGCCGAAACGGGCGAGCTGCAGACATTGGATTTCGAGGAATCGTTACGGCCCACGTTTTAG
- a CDS encoding IS5 family transposase — MAGPLVPDELWMKIEPLIPERPERPQGGRPPVDDRAALTGIVFVLKTGIPWEMLPQEMGCGSGMTCWRRARDWQEAGLWDRLHELLLAELNAANKIDWSRVAVDSGTVRAVGGGEKTGPNPTDRRKPGSKHHVATDGNGVPLQTELSAANSHDGKHMVPLIAEIPPVRGKVGHPRSRPDAAFADRAYDDDANRLLLEWFGIEPYIARRGDEHGSGLGVYRWVVERTIAWLHNFKRLRVRFDRREDIHEGFLNLGKCLVCWNVLKGEFC, encoded by the coding sequence ATGGCCGGACCGTTGGTTCCTGACGAGTTGTGGATGAAGATTGAGCCGCTGATCCCCGAGCGACCCGAACGACCCCAAGGGGGTCGGCCGCCGGTGGATGACCGTGCCGCGCTTACCGGCATCGTGTTCGTGCTCAAGACGGGCATCCCCTGGGAGATGCTCCCGCAGGAGATGGGCTGCGGCAGCGGCATGACCTGCTGGCGGCGGGCCCGCGACTGGCAAGAGGCCGGCCTGTGGGACCGCCTCCACGAGCTGCTGCTGGCCGAGCTGAACGCAGCTAACAAGATCGACTGGTCGCGTGTGGCGGTCGATAGCGGCACGGTTCGCGCTGTGGGGGGTGGCGAAAAGACCGGTCCCAACCCTACCGACCGCCGGAAGCCCGGCAGTAAGCACCACGTCGCCACCGACGGCAATGGCGTGCCGCTGCAGACCGAGCTTTCGGCCGCCAACTCGCACGACGGCAAGCACATGGTCCCGCTGATCGCGGAGATCCCTCCGGTCCGCGGCAAGGTGGGGCATCCGCGATCGCGGCCCGACGCGGCGTTCGCCGACCGGGCCTACGACGACGACGCCAATCGGTTGCTGCTGGAGTGGTTCGGGATCGAGCCCTACATCGCCCGCCGGGGCGACGAGCATGGCAGCGGACTGGGCGTCTACCGCTGGGTCGTTGAAAGGACCATCGCTTGGCTGCATAACTTTAAACGCTTAAGGGTCCGCTTCGACCGACGCGAGGACATCCACGAAGGCTTCCTCAACCTCGGCAAATGCCTCGTCTGCTGGAATGTGTTGAAAGGGGAGTTTTGTTAG
- a CDS encoding metallophosphoesterase, translating into MQQPSLQSRLRRLRNACFFALVAAAVGDASGQADRVSDGSWTLAVLPDTQVYAESYPQHFDAQTNWIVDNQDSRNIRFVLHEGDVTNRNTAVQWDNAKRSLSILDGQVPYAVAPGNHDYGPGGNAADRDSHFNKPGYFGPESPYATQPNVGGFFQPGKTDNSFHTFEAGGKDWLVLALEFGPRDTVIDWANQVVSQHPDHLVMLLTHAYMYFDETIYDWDAKGPAQSWNPHAYGVASQPGETVNDGQDLWEKLVSKHKNFRITFNGHVLGDGAGYQSSKGDHGNVVHQMLANYQFKSQGGMGDMRLLEFRDDGETVVVRTYSPVLDRHDRAFDQEFTINLNELHSPLSPP; encoded by the coding sequence ATGCAGCAACCATCGCTTCAGTCACGTCTGCGACGCCTTCGCAATGCTTGCTTCTTTGCGTTGGTCGCCGCCGCAGTAGGTGACGCATCGGGACAGGCCGACCGGGTCTCTGACGGTTCATGGACCCTCGCGGTCCTGCCAGACACGCAGGTCTACGCGGAGTCGTACCCGCAGCACTTTGATGCGCAGACGAACTGGATCGTCGACAATCAAGACTCTCGTAACATCCGGTTCGTGCTCCACGAGGGCGACGTCACCAACCGTAACACCGCCGTGCAGTGGGACAACGCAAAGCGTTCGCTCTCGATCCTCGACGGGCAGGTCCCCTACGCGGTTGCCCCCGGCAATCACGACTACGGCCCGGGGGGCAACGCTGCGGACCGCGACAGCCACTTCAACAAGCCCGGGTACTTTGGTCCGGAGAGCCCGTACGCTACGCAACCCAACGTTGGCGGGTTCTTCCAGCCGGGCAAGACGGACAACTCGTTCCACACGTTCGAGGCGGGAGGCAAGGACTGGCTAGTGCTCGCACTCGAGTTCGGACCGCGGGACACGGTGATTGATTGGGCGAACCAGGTCGTCTCTCAGCACCCAGACCACCTCGTGATGCTGCTCACCCACGCATACATGTATTTCGACGAGACCATCTACGACTGGGACGCGAAGGGCCCCGCCCAGAGCTGGAACCCCCATGCGTACGGCGTCGCGTCGCAACCGGGCGAAACGGTCAACGACGGCCAGGATCTGTGGGAGAAGCTTGTCTCCAAGCACAAGAACTTCCGGATTACCTTCAACGGGCACGTGCTCGGGGATGGCGCCGGCTACCAGAGCAGCAAGGGCGACCACGGCAATGTCGTGCACCAGATGCTTGCCAACTACCAGTTCAAGTCGCAAGGAGGGATGGGCGACATGCGGCTGCTGGAGTTTAGGGACGACGGCGAAACCGTGGTCGTGAGGACCTACTCGCCCGTGCTTGACCGCCACGATCGTGCGTTCGACCAGGAGTTTACGATCAACCTCAACGAGCTGCACTCCCCACTCTCTCCGCCGTAG
- a CDS encoding ISL3 family transposase, with protein MRFAAASPEPESLICRSVQVEDGVATLLVESGRQTAHCPSCGEPSRRVHSRYVRNLKDLSWHGLQVRLVWRSRKLFCRNAGCQQRVFTERLPKVAQPHARQTTRSEEALRAIAMACGGLPGARPANRLGMATSGDSLLRLLRRAGHKKPACPQVLGVDDIAFRKRATYGTILCDLVRRRPIHLLPERSKESLSAWLSKHSGVKIISRDRGEYYRQGASEGAPHALQVADRWHLLCNLREALVRWLGRCSREWPMD; from the coding sequence GTGCGATTTGCAGCTGCATCGCCAGAACCAGAGTCCTTGATCTGCCGTTCAGTGCAGGTTGAAGATGGCGTGGCGACGCTGCTCGTGGAGAGTGGCCGGCAGACGGCTCATTGCCCCTCCTGTGGCGAACCTTCCCGACGCGTCCATAGCCGGTACGTCCGGAACTTGAAGGACCTGTCTTGGCACGGGCTGCAGGTTCGGCTTGTGTGGCGCAGCCGGAAGCTGTTCTGCCGGAACGCTGGCTGCCAGCAGCGGGTTTTCACCGAGCGTCTCCCGAAAGTCGCTCAGCCGCACGCTCGTCAGACGACGCGATCGGAGGAGGCGCTGCGGGCGATCGCCATGGCCTGCGGTGGTCTGCCAGGCGCCCGACCGGCCAACCGCCTCGGCATGGCGACCAGCGGCGATAGCCTGCTCCGACTCTTGCGTCGGGCGGGACACAAGAAGCCCGCTTGTCCGCAGGTGTTGGGCGTAGACGATATCGCCTTCAGGAAGAGGGCGACCTATGGAACTATTCTTTGCGACTTGGTTCGTCGCCGACCGATTCATCTGCTTCCGGAGCGGAGTAAAGAGTCGCTGAGTGCCTGGCTATCGAAGCATTCAGGGGTGAAGATTATCAGTCGGGACAGGGGGGAGTACTACCGGCAAGGGGCTAGCGAAGGGGCCCCCCATGCGCTGCAGGTCGCCGATCGGTGGCATCTGCTCTGCAACCTACGCGAAGCCTTGGTGCGTTGGCTGGGGAGATGCTCTCGCGAGTGGCCCATGGACTAG
- a CDS encoding sigma-70 family RNA polymerase sigma factor, with translation MNDHEAEEFAALWTRTSPMLNAFLRSLLHDAEQSEEVLQRVAVTLVRKFAEFDRSKPFAPWAIGVAKNEVLYFRRQWATDKLLFDDELVSQLATGFQRLAEEDGPDDTALSGCLELLNGRARTAVWLRYTRSFTAERIAKEMSLSAGAVRMLLCRTRKTLRECIERRQAGARTT, from the coding sequence GTGAACGACCACGAAGCCGAGGAATTCGCCGCGTTATGGACCCGCACGAGCCCGATGCTCAACGCGTTCCTACGCTCGCTGCTGCACGACGCAGAGCAGTCGGAGGAGGTGCTGCAGCGCGTGGCCGTGACGCTCGTGCGGAAGTTTGCGGAGTTCGATCGCAGCAAGCCGTTTGCCCCGTGGGCGATCGGGGTCGCCAAGAACGAGGTGCTGTATTTTCGGCGCCAGTGGGCGACCGACAAGCTATTGTTCGACGACGAACTGGTCTCCCAGCTCGCGACAGGCTTCCAGCGGTTGGCCGAAGAGGACGGCCCGGACGACACAGCCCTGTCGGGCTGCCTCGAATTGCTGAACGGTCGCGCCCGCACCGCGGTGTGGCTACGCTACACGCGTAGTTTTACCGCGGAGCGGATCGCTAAAGAGATGAGTCTATCCGCCGGCGCGGTGCGGATGCTGCTCTGCCGCACACGCAAGACGCTTCGCGAATGCATCGAACGCCGGCAGGCCGGGGCGAGGACCACCTGA
- a CDS encoding rhodanese-like domain-containing protein, with protein MPNFPCIAATALAIAFTAATTANPLREMSAGATAFTPETIEWTSGPPSLPDGASTAVLEGDPTSEGRFVFWVKLPDGYRIAPHTHPTSERVNVIAGMLHCGAGETFARQAAHALPAGSYGCWRPGAAHFSWAEGETILQFQGEGPWVINYVDPADDPRPVRARNVITFTEDPLEVVRACVAQSRALLVDVRSIEEWNQGRLEGSISLPATSLHKSSLDGDRLAEVLPAKEEERILYTFCVVGMRAKQAAKVLQEQGYRVRAVKPGYNELIEAGFKKADEPTR; from the coding sequence ATGCCGAACTTTCCCTGCATCGCCGCAACCGCCTTGGCTATTGCGTTCACTGCCGCGACAACTGCGAATCCGCTGCGGGAGATGTCCGCCGGCGCGACGGCCTTCACCCCCGAGACAATCGAGTGGACGTCTGGGCCCCCGTCGCTTCCCGACGGGGCCTCGACGGCGGTGCTAGAAGGCGACCCGACGAGCGAGGGACGGTTCGTGTTTTGGGTCAAGCTTCCTGACGGCTACCGCATCGCGCCGCACACCCATCCCACGTCTGAACGGGTGAACGTGATTGCCGGCATGCTCCACTGCGGTGCGGGCGAAACCTTCGCCCGACAGGCAGCGCACGCCTTGCCCGCCGGCTCCTACGGGTGTTGGCGCCCGGGCGCTGCCCATTTTTCCTGGGCCGAGGGCGAAACCATCCTTCAGTTTCAAGGCGAAGGCCCTTGGGTCATCAATTATGTCGACCCTGCTGACGATCCCCGACCGGTCCGTGCACGCAACGTGATTACGTTCACAGAGGACCCGCTCGAAGTGGTCCGCGCCTGCGTTGCACAATCGCGTGCCCTGTTGGTCGATGTCCGCAGCATCGAGGAGTGGAATCAAGGGCGCCTCGAGGGTTCAATTTCCCTGCCGGCGACCTCGCTCCACAAGAGCAGCCTGGACGGAGACCGTTTGGCCGAGGTGCTTCCCGCGAAAGAGGAGGAGAGGATTCTCTATACCTTTTGCGTGGTGGGAATGCGAGCGAAGCAGGCGGCCAAGGTGTTGCAAGAACAAGGATATCGGGTTCGCGCAGTCAAGCCCGGCTATAACGAGTTGATTGAAGCAGGGTTTAAGAAGGCCGATGAACCTACGCGATAG